Below is a window of Leisingera sp. S132 DNA.
CGGCGGTGGTCCCAATGGCTGTTTTCGCGGCGCCAAGCGGTCAGCGCTTGCATTTCTTCCCATGCCTTGTCCAGCCCGTGCTCCTCCACCGCGGAGACCATCAGCGCCTTGGGGAAGCCCTCGGGGTCCTGCGGCCGCTTGCGTAAGAGGCGCAGCGCGCCGACGTAATCCGCACAGGTGCGGGTGGCGACGGGTTTCAGCGGGCCATCGGCCTTGTTCACGAGGATCAGGTCGGCCATTTCCATGATGCCGCGCTTCACCCCCTGCAGCTCATCCCCGCCCGCGGGTGCCAGCAGCAGCAGGAACAGATCGGACATTTCCGCCACCACGGTTTCCGACTGGCCGACGCCAACGGTTTCGATCAGCACCACGTCGAACCCCGCCGCCTCGCAAAGGGCCACCGCCTCTCGGGAGCGGCGGGCGACGCCGCCCAGATGGCTCTGGCTGGGGGACGGGCGGATGAAGGCGTTCTTCTCGCGGCTGAGCCGTTCCATCCGGGTCTTGTCGCCCAGGATCGACCCGCCGGAGCGGGCCGAGCTGGGGTCGACCGCCAGCACCGCCACCCGCAGGCCGAGGCCGGTCAGCATCATGCCGAAGCTTTCGATGAAGGTGGATTTGCCCACCCCCGGTGTGCCCGACAAGCCGATGCGCAGCGACTGGCGCTTGTGCTTGGCCAGTTCCGACAGCAGCTCCTGCGCCTTGGCGCGGTGATCCTCGCGGCCGCTTTCCACCAGGGTGATGGCGCGGGCCAGCGCCCGGCGGTCGCCGTCGAGGATCTTCTGTGTCAGTTCATCGGTGTCCATGCGCGTCTTCCCGTCTTGATGGGCGGGACCTTGGCGCAAGCCGCGCCGCAAAGTCCAGCCCCTGCCGTCTGGCGCGCACCCTACATCAGCGCAGGCCGCAGGAAAGGCGGCAAATCCGCCGCGGTTGGATCGGTTTGCGCATTGCCGGGCGCTGCAAGGCCGCTGGACCTCTCCCGCGCCTTTGGCGATAAGGCTGAGATGACCAGATTGCCGATCGAAGACGCCCTCCCCGACCTGCTGGACGCCCTGCGCGCCCGCGGCCGTGCCGTGCTGCAGGCGCCGCCCGGCGCGGGCAAGACCACACGGGTGCCGCTGGCGATGCTGGAGGCCGGGCTTATCCGGGGCCGCATCGTGATGCTGGAACCGCGCCGCCTGGCCGCGCGCGCCGCCGCCGAGCGGATGGCAGAGACGCTGGGCGAGAAACCCGGCCAGACCGTCGGTTACCGGGTGCGCGGCGATGCCAAGGTCTCCAGGGCGACGCGGATCGAGGTGGTGACCGAGGGCATCCTGACCCGGATGCTGCAGTCCGATCCGGACCTGCCCGGCGTCGGCGCGGTGATCTTTGACGAGTTTCACGAACGCTCCCTGAACGCCGATCTGGGGCTTGCCTTGTGTCTGGAGGTGGCGGGTGCACTGCGCGAGGACCTGCTCCTGCTGGCGATGTCCGCGACATTGGATGCCGGGCCGGTCGCGGCGCTGATGGACGCGCCGATGGTCACCTCCGAGGGCCGCAGCTATCCGGTGGAGACCCGCTGGCTGGAGCGCCCGCTGCCCGCGCAAGGACGCCGCGCGGATGCGCTGGCGGATCTCGTGGTGCAGGCAGAGAAGGAAACCCGCGCTGCCGGACCCGGCAATGGCGGCGGCATCCTGGTGTTCCTGCCCGGCGAGGGCGAAATCCGCCGCGCGGCGGCCGCACTGGAAAATCGCCTGCCCGGCCATTGCCATATCCGCCCCTTGTTCGGCGCCCTGCCCTTTGCCGAGCAGCGCGCGGCGATCCAGCCCGAGGCGCAGGGGCGCAAGGTGGTGCTGGCGACCTCGATCGCCGAGACCTCTTTGACCATTCAGGACATCCGCGTGGTGGTCGACATGGGCCAGGCGCGCCGCGCGCGCTTTGACCCCGGCTCCGGCATGTCGCGGCTGGTGACGGAAAAGGTAACCCGCGCCGAGGCGACCCAGCGCCAGGGCCGTGCGGGCCGGGTGGCGGAGGGCATCTGCTACCGGCTGTGGACCAAGGGCGAGGAAGGCGCGCTGATGGCCTTTCCGCCCGCCGAGATCGAAAGCGCCGACCTGACTGCGCTGGCGCTGGAACTGGCGCTGTGGGGCGCCGCGCCGGACGATCTGATGTTCCTGACCCAGCCGCCTGCGGGCGCGATGGCGGAGGCGCAGGCGCTGCTGCGGATGCTTGGCGCGCTGGATGCGCAGGGGCGGATCACCGAGCATGGCAAGGCGCTGGCCGCCCTGCCCTTGCATCCCCGGCTTGGCCATATGCTGCTGCAGGCCGGACCTGCCGCTGCGCCCTTGGCAGCGCTTTTGGGTGAACGCGACCCGCTGCGCGGCGCGCCTGCGGACCTCTCTCTGCGGCTGAAGGCGCTAAAAGACCCAAAAGGGTTTGCGCGCAATCACTCCTACCAGCTGAACCGCCCTGTCGTGGAGCGCATCAAGAGCGAGGCGCGGCGGCTGGAGAAACAGGCAGGCCGCCGCGATGCCGGGCTGTCCGCGGCGATGATGGCCGCGCTGGCCTATCCCGACCGCACCGGCCAGCGCCGCAAGGGCGATAATCCTCGGTTCGTGCTGTCCGGCGGCAAGGGCGCCATTCTGGATGGCGGCGACACGCTGGCGGGGGCGCCGTTCATCGTGGCGCTGGATACCGACGGCAACCCGCGCGAGGCAAAGATACGGATGGCGGCGCAGATCGCCCAAGGAGACATCCGCGAGCTGTTTGCAGATCAGATTGCCTGGGAGGACAGTTGCGAGTGGTCCAAGCGCGACAGGCGGGTGGCGGCACGCCAGCAGGAGCGCTTTGGTTCTCTGGTGCTGGACGACCGGATCTGGAAGGACGTGCCGCCGGAGGCGGTGGCGCGGGCAATGCTCGACGGGGTGCGCGATCTGGGCCTGCGGCTCACCGGGGCTGCCGCGCGGCTGGCGGCGCGGGTGGAACTGGTCAGGGCGGAAGGCCATGACTTGCCGGACTTTTCCCTGCCCGGTCTGACCGAGACGCTGGAGGACTGGCTGCTGCCGATGCTGGGCGGGGTCAAATCGGCGGAGGACTGGAAACGCTTTGATCTGCTGCCCGCTTTGCAGGCCGCACTCAGCTGGGAGCAGACGCAGCTGCTGGACCGCGAGGCGCCGGGCAGTTTCCTCACGCCGCTGGGGCGCAAGATCCCGATCAGCTATGACGGCGAGATCCCGGAAATTTCGGTCCGGCTGCAGGAGATGTTCGGGGTCACCCGGCATCCGTCCGTGGGCGGGGTGCCATTGAAAGTGTCGCTCTTGTCGCCGGCCCAGCGCCCGATCCAGATCACCCGCGACCTGCCGGGCTTCTGGGCCGGCTCCTATGCCGACGTGCGGAAGGACATGCGCGCCCAGTACCCCAAACACCCCTGGCCCGAGGACCCGACCCAGGAAGACCCCACGCTCAGGGCGAAACGGCGCAAGTAGCGCCGCATTACGCAGCCTGGCGCACAGCGCGGCGCAGCCGCGCTGCCCGGACCAACGGCTGGCCGTGCATCTGTGATGCGCGGATCCGCGGGCGGGAGCCCCCGCCTGCGGCCTCCGGCCAGATGCAGGCAAACCGGCAGATCGCCTTGCACCCCCGGAAAATCAGGCGTAGATTCCCACAATTGCACACATAAACACGGGAACTTCCCCAACAACAAAGGCTGAGCACCCATGACAAGCCCGCTGACCCGCGCCTGGAACGAGATCATCAAACCGATGCTGCAGCGCCCTGCCCGCGTGCAGGTTGCCGCCCTGTGCTGCCGCACCGGCGCAGACGGCAAGGAGGTGCTGATGATCACCAGCCGCGGCACCGGGCGCTGGATCCTGCCCAAGGGCTGGCCGGTCGAAGGCAAGGACGGCCCGGAATCGGCGCTGCAGGAAGCCTGGGAGGAAGCTGGCGTGAAACCGGCCAGCATCACGCCGGAGCCGATCGGCGAATACCACTTCACCAAGCGCCACGACAACGGCACCGAGGAGCCGGTGACGACGCTGATCTTCGAGGTTGAGGTTGAGCAGCTGGAAGATGATTACCCGGAGTCCGCGGAACGCACGCGGCAGTGGATGACGCCGGCAAAAGCCGCCGGGCTGGTCGATGAGGCGGAATTGCGGGACATTCTGCACCGTTTGTAAAAGTTATGTGACATTTTCATGTCAGAAGCTTGAACCGTTTCCTGAGCGGGGGTAGGCGCGTGCCCAGACCCCGGAATCAGGAATGCGATGATGAGCCACGAAGATCAGCGCCCGCAATGGAACACGCTGGATAAGGATCTGAACAGGATCTCCCAGCTGGAGCTGGCTACCAGCTATGCCTCCCGCCCGCTGGTTGCGCCGGGCATCGCCCTGGCCTTCATCGTGCTGGCAGGCCTTGCGGCCGGCGTGTTCTTCGGCGGCTCGGCGATGAGCATGGTGGTGATCGCCGCCGCTGCGTTCGGCGCCTATATGGCAATCAACATCGGCGCCAATGACGTCGCCAACAACATGGGGCCGGCGGTGGGCGCAAATGCGCTGACCATGGGCGGCGCCATCGTGATTGCCGCCATTTGTGAAAGCGCAGGCGCCCTGCTGGCAGGCGGCGATGTGGTCTCGACCATCTCCAAGGGCATCATCGACCCCACCGCAGTCAGCAGCAGCAGCATCTTCATCTGGGCGATGATGGCGGCGCTGATCTCCTCGGCGCTGTGGGTGAACCTGGCGACCTGGGTCGGCGCGCCTGTCTCCACCACCCACTCGGTTGTGGGCGGCGTGCTGGGCGCCGGTGTGGCCGCCGCAGGCACCGCCGCGGTGAACTGGCCCACCATGGGCAAGATCGCCGCCAGCTGGGTCATTTCGCCAGTGCTGGGCGGCATCATCGCCGCGCTGTTCCTGGCCTTCATCAAGGCCAAGATCATCTATCAGGACGACAAGATCGCCGCAGCCCGCCGCTGGGTGCCGGTGCTGGTCGCCATCATGGCGGGGGCCTTTGGCGCATACCTGGCCCTCAAAGGCCTGAAAAAGATCGTCAAGATCGACCTGCAGACCGCGCTGCTGATCGGTGCCGGCGTCGGGGCGGTCTCCTATGTGATCACCGCGCCGCTGATCAAGCGCCAGTCCGAGGGCATGGAGAACCGCAACAAGTCGCTGAAGGCGCTGTTCGGCCTGCCGCTGGTGATTTCCGCGGGCCTGCTGTCCTTTGCCCACGGCGCCAATGACGTCGCCAACGCGGTTGGCCCGCTGGCCGCCATCGTGCATGCGACCGAGTTTGGCGACTTCGCCGCCAAGGTGGCCATTCCGACCTGGGTGATGGTGATCGGCGCCTTCGGCATCTCCTTTGGGCTGTTCCTGTTCGGCCCCAAGCTGATCCGCATGGTCGGCAGCCAGATCACCAAGCTGAACCCGATGCGCGCTTACTGCGTGTCGCTGTCCGCCGCCATCACCGTGATCGTGGCCAGCTGGCTGGGCCTGCCGGTGTCCTCCACCCATATCGCGGTGGGCGCGGTGTTCGGCGTCGGTTTCTTCCGCGAATGGCACATGGAGCGCCGCCTGAAAAAGACCGCCGCAGGCCGCCCCCCGGAGAAACGCATCGCTCCGGAGGAACGCCGCCGCCGCAAGCTGGTGCGCCGCAGCCACTTCATGACCATCGTCGCCGCCTGGGTGATCACCGTCCCGGCCGCAGCGCTGCTGTCCGCCGTGATCTACCTGCTGCTCAGCACTTTTGTCGGCTGAGCCTGAGCATTATCGAACTAAGCCCCCCCGCGCCGCCTGGCTGCGGGGGTTTTTCTTTGCTTGTCCGGCAAGATCCTAGAACCGCTCCACCCAGGGCCGCAGCACCAGTTCGTCGCTCCAGGCGGAACGGTGCTGGCTGATCAGATGCATGTACTCCTGCGCGATAGCATCCGGGTCCAGCATGCTGTCGGGATTGTCCGCGGACTCCACCCGCTCAGGCCGCGACGCATTCCGGATGCCGCCGTCGATATTGACCCAGGCGACATGGATGCCCTTGGGGTGCAGCTCCCGCGCCATCGACTGCGCCAGGCCGCGCTGCGCGAACTTGCCCATGGCAAAGGGCGCGGACTGGGCAAAACCCTTTACGCCTGCCGAGGCGCCGGTGAACAGGATGGTGCCGCGCCGCCCGTTTTCCATCGGCTGCGCCAGCATCCGTTTGGCCGCCGCCTGCCCCAGCACAAAGGCGCCAAAGGCGGTGACCTCCACCGCCTGCCGGACCGCTTCCGGGTCCAATTCCGCAACAGGCCCGCGCAACCGGGCCGAGGGGTTATAGCAGGCCACCCGCAGATCCCCGGGCAAACCGTCAATCAGTGCGGAGGTTCCTTTGGCATCGGTGCCGTCAAGCATATGCAGTGCAGCCCCGGTTTCCGCCGCCAGCGTTTCCAGCTTGTCCGTGTTGCGGGCGGCCAGATGCACCGCATAGCCCGCAGCGGAGAGCTGCCGGGCAAAGGACGCTGACAGGCCGGCCCCGGCCCCTACGATCAGCGCCTGCAGTTTGGGTGATGTGTCCGCCATGGTCTTCCTCCCCGTGATTGACGGGGCAATGCTGGCGGCAAACCAGCCCTAGCACAAGGGGCACACAAAATGTTGAGAAGCCGCCTCAGCCTTCGGACGCCGGACGGCGCCTATACCGACGCAACCACCGGCAGTTCCGCCAGCACATCCTTGGATTCCACCACCTTGCCAAACCCTGCGTGCAGGGCCGACAGCGTAATCTCCAGAACAATCCTGGCATCCAGCATGCCACCCTTGCGCGCGGGCATGTCAAAGGCGATGAGCGCATCCTCAACCACCTCGATCACAAACCCGAGATTTGCGGCAGACCGCGCGGTGGAGTTGACGCAGAAGGCCGCCACACCGCCCACGATCACCAAACGGGTGATGCCTGCATCCCGCAGATGGCTCTCCAGCCCGGTGCCGCAGAACCCGGAGGAGCCGGTTTTCCAGAACACCGCCTCGCCGTCCTGCGGCACCGCGCAGGGCAAGGGCCGGCCGCTGGGCAGGTCGCGGCGGAACTTGCTTTCGGGGCGCGGGTCGTCATGCATCACATGCACCACCGGCAGATCCGCTGTGCGGAAGGCTGCGGCCAGCTCTGCCACCTTTTCCTCCGCCGCCGGGTTGGCCTGCGGGCGGCCAGAGGCGGTCACGTTGGCCATCTCCTGCTGCATGTCGACAATCAGCAACGCTGTGCTCTGATCCATGGAAACCGCCTCTTTCTTGAATACAGGTGCGAGACTGGCAGAACCCTGCGCCGGAGGCCAGTGCAATCCGTGCATCCGTTCAACCGCAAAACGGGTCGCCCGCGCCAAACGCCAAGCGCCGGGCCAAAGGCCCGGCGCCACGCCCAACTGGCAAGGATCATTCTATTGAATGGTCCGCTGCAGGCGGGAGCCCTTCGCGGCCGGCAGGCGAAACTCAGCGGCCTGAATTCAGACTTCCACCTGATGCCCGGCAACCTGCCAGGCCTTCACTGCTGCCGCCAGTTCTGTTTGCCGCACCAGCAGATAGTCCCGGTAGAAGGTGGAAATGGCAAAGACACCCAGACCAGCCTCCGAAACCGGACGCACCGCAGCCAGCACAACGCCGGGCGCGTCGAAATCAAAAAGATCAGAGACCTGAAACGCCGCCCAGCCTGCGGAGCTTTCGCAGTCCTCCGGCACCCGTTCTGCCAGGCAGACAATCGAGATTTCATCTTCGGCATGGGTCACATTCACCAGCCCCGGGCCGCTGACCCATGGGGGAACAGCGGCACCGGGTGCGAGCCGTGACACGGCGTATTCGCCGGACAGCCCGCGCATCAGCAAGTTCAGTTTCATGGCCTCAGCCTCAGCCGCCCAGGCACCAGCGCATGATGGCTTTCTGCGCGTGCAGGCGATTCTCGGCCTCGTCAAAGATCACCGACTGCGGCCCGTCCATCACGGCGCTTGTCACCTCTTCCTCGCGGTGGGCGGGCAGGCAATGCATGAACAGCGCATCCGGTTTGGCATGCGCCATCAGCGCGTCGTTCACCTGGTAGGGCCGCAGCATGTTGTGGCGGCGCTCCTTGGAGGACTGGCTGTCGTGCATCGACACCCAAGTGTCAGCGACCACCAGGTCAGCCCCCTCCACCGCCTTCACCGCGTCGCGCTCAACCACGATCTTGGAGCCCGCCTTGCGCGCCAGCCCCATGAATTCCTCCTCCGGGTCCAGCTGCGAGGGGCCGGTGAAGGTCAGGTCAAAGCCGAACTGGCCGGCCGCGTGGATGAAAGAGGCGCAGACATTGTTGCCGTCGCCGCACCACACGACCTTCTTGCCCTTGATGGAGCCGCGGTGCTCCTCGTAGGTCTGCACATCAGCCATGATCTGGCAGGGGTGGGTGCGGTCGGTCAGTCCGTTGATCACCGGCACGTCGGAATATTCCGCCATCTCGGTCAGCACGGTTTCGTCAAAGGTGCGGATCATAATCATGTCCACATAACGGCTGAGGACGCGGGCGGTGTCGGCGATGGTCTCGCCATGGCCCAATTGCATGTCCTTGCCCGACAGAACCATGGTCTGGCCGCCCATCTGGCGCACGCCGACGTCGAACGACACCCGGGTCCGGGTCGAGGGTTTTTCAAAGATCAGCGCCACCATCCGGTCCTTCAGCGGCAATTCATCATCCAGTGCCGCCTTGGGGCGGCCGAGGCGCGCCTGCTTGGTGGCCTTGGCCTGGTCGATGATGGCGCGCAGGTCGGCGGGGCTGGTTTTGTGGATGTCGAGGAAATGGTTCATGTCTGTATCGCTCTTGGCTGGCGAAGGCCGGGGGCTGCCTGCCCCCGGACTCCCGGGAGTATTTCTGCAAAGATGAAGGTCAGGAATTTCCGATGCGCACGGTTGTTGCCACCGCATCCAGGCGGCTGACAGCCTCGGCGATGTCCTCATCCGTCAGGGTCAGCGGCGGCAGAAGGCGGATCACGTTATCCGCTGCCGGGACGGTGATCAGTTCGTTGGCGTAGCCTGCGTTGACCACATCAATGTTCGCCGCCGTGCACTTGAGGCCCAGCATCAGGCCGGAGCCGCGCACTTCCTCAAACACTTCGGGGTGATCGGCAACCAGCCCCTCCAGCTTCTGCCGCAAGAGGCCTGCCTTGCGGTTCACCTCTGCCAGGAAATCCGGATCAGCGACGTGATCCATCACCGCGCAGCCCACAGCGCAGCCCAGCGGGTTGCCGCCGTAGGTGGAGCCATGGGTGCCCGCGGTCATGCCGCTGGCGGCCTCCTCTGTGGCCAGCACCGCGCCCAGCGGGAAGCCGCCGCCGATGCCTTTGGCCACCATCATGATATCCGGGGTGATGCCTGCCCATTCATGGGCAAACAGCTTGCCTGTCCGCCCCACCCCGCATTGCACCTCGTCGAGGATCAGCAGCAGGCCGTTGTCGTCGCAGATCTGGCGCAGCGCCTTCAGTTCTGCATCCGGGACCGGGCGGATGCCGCCCTCGCCCTGCACCGGCTCGATCATGATGGCGGCGGTCTTCTCTGAGATAGCGTCGGTGACGCCGTCCAGGTCGCCGAAGGTCAGATGCACGAAACCGGGCAGAAGCGGGCCAAAGCCCTTGACCATCTTCTCGGAGCCCGCGGCAGCGATACCCGCAGACGACCGGCCATGGAAAGAGCCGTCGAAGGTGATGATCTCTACCCGCTCCGGCTGGCCCTTGTCGTAGAAAAACTTGCGCGCCATCTTCACCGCCAGCTCGCAGGCCTCGGTGCCGGAATTGGTGAAGAACACGGTATCGGCAAAGGTATGCTCCACCAGCCTGTCGGCCAGCGCCTGCTGCTGCGGGATGTGGTAGAGGTTGGAGACATGCCACAGGTTCTGCGCCTGAGAAGTCAGCGCCTCCACCAGCGCAGGATGGGCATGGCCCAGCGCGTTCACCGCGATGCCGGAGCCCAGATCCAGGAATCGGCGCCCGTCCGCCGTGGTCAGCCAGGCGCCTTCGCCTTTGACGAACTCAAGCGGGGCACGGTTGTAGGTCGGCAGAACGGACGGGATCATCGGGATCATCCTTTTCAAAGGTGGAAGCCAAAGCTGTGACGGAAGCCTGGCCTTGGGTCAACGGTGGATCAATGGATTTCAAATGGAGGATGTGCTGCACGGCAGGCACAGGGGATCAAGGGCCGGTTACGCCAGGCGGCGTCGGCGTCGCGAGATGGGGGTGTAGGCGCGTTTGATCATGAGGAGGTTCCATAGTGGAGGTTTTGATGAAAGAAAACCCCTTTTGTGCAACCCGTCCCGCCAATTTGCCGCCGCCCGCAGCCCGCCCCTTTCACCTTTGGAGAAATACTCCGGGGTGAATTGGCCAAAGGCCAAGAGGGGCAGCGCCCCTTCTTCTCCAAACCTGCGGGGCAGCGCCCCTGCCCGCGAGGAAAGTTCCGGCTTCTGCCGAAGCCTTTCCCCTTGCATCCCGCGGCGGCTTGCCGCACCGCTGGTGCCATGACGCGCAACACTCCGCAGAACCCGGCCCTGGCCGCCGCCCTGATCCTGGCGGCCACCACCTTCATTGCGGGCACCACACTGCTGGCCAAGTCATTGGGGACAGATGTGCTGGGCGCGCCGCTGCATCCGCTGCAGATCAGCCACGGGCGCTTTCTGTTTGCCTTCATCGCAATTTCAACCGCTGTGCTGATCCTGCGCCCGCGCTTTATCCGCCCGCATTGGGGCTATCACATCGGGCGCACCTCTTTTGGCTGGGCCGGGGTCACGCTGATGTTTGCCTCGGTGGCCTATATCCCGCTGGCCGATGCCACCGCGATCACCTTCCTGAACCCGGTCTTTGGCATGCTGCTGGCGATCCCGCTCCTCGGCGAACGCGTCGGACCCTGGCGCTGGGGCGCGGCGCTGATTGCGATGGTGGGCGCGATGATCCTGCTCAGGCCGACGCCCGCCAGCTTCCAGCCGGCGGCGCTGCTGGCCCTGGGCGCGGCGGCTGTGATGGGGCTGGAGCTGATTTTCATCAAGAAACTCGCAGGCCGTGAGGGGCCGCTGCAGGTGCTGTGGTTCAACAACCTTCTGGGCATGCTGATTGCCAGCGGCGCGGTGCTGCCGGTCTGGCAGATGCCGAGCCCGGCGCAATGGGCAGCGCTTGCGGCGCTGGGACTCTTGATGGCCTGCGCGCAGGCCTGTTTCATCAACGGCATGGCGCGGGCCGATGCCTCCTTTGTGGCGCCATTCAGCTATGCCACGCTGGTCTTTGCCGCGCTGTACGATTTCCTCGGTTTTGGCGTGGTGCCGGATGCCATTTCCTTCCTCGGCGCCTGCATCATCCTGGCGGGCGCTGCTGTTCTGGCCTGGCGCGAAGGCCGGGTCCGGCCGCCTGCGGGCCGCGCGGCAGCGGGCGCAAAATAAACCGCGCCCGGTCCGCCCCTCGCAAAAAAGATTTTTCACGCCACTGGCCCGGCGGCGACGCTGAGGTCGAAAACAGGCATTTTCCGCCTGCCGGCCGCGCCACCCTGACCCCAGCAGGACAGGAGCGCGACCATGCACGAGCGGCGAATCCCGGAATGGCTGCGCCACGCGCCGGTGCCCTCGGTCCGGGACTTCGGCATCCTGGCGGGGCTGGAGGCAGTGGTGCGCGGCACGCTGATCTCGGTGTTTCCGCTGATCATGTACCGGGCGCTGGGAGATGCCGGGCTGGTCTCGGCCTCATATTTCGCGGTGGGTATCCTGTCGCTGCTGGCCGGGCTGATGGTCCCCGCGCTGGTGCGGCTGGTGCCGCGCCGCTGGGCCTACTCCCTGGGCGCGGCGATGTTCGTGGCTTCGGCCGCGCTGGCGATCGAGGGCAGCCCGGCTTCGGTGCTGATGGCGCTGGCGCTCAACACCGTGGCCGCTGTCACCACCTTCATCTGTTTCAACGCCTATGTGCTGGACTACATTTCCCGGGTTGAGCTGGGCAAATGCGAGACCTCGCGGATGTTCTACTCGGCGCTTGGCTGGACCGCCGGGCCGATGGCCGGCGTGCTGCTGCTGGACTGGTGGCCGCCTGCCCCGTTCCTGATCTCTGCCGCGGCGGCGCTCATGATGCTTGCCGCCTTCTGGTGGATGCGGATGGGCAACGGCAAGCAGATCGCCCGCGCCCGCGGCACGGCCTCCAGCCCGCTGACATACCTGCCGCGCTTTCTGGAGCAGCCGCGGCTGATCACCGGCTTCCTGTTTGCGGTGATCCGCTCGGCCGGCTGGTGGATCTATGTGGTCTACCTGCCGATCTTCGCCATCGAAAAGGGGCTTGGACAGGAACTGGGCGGCATCCTCTTGTCCGTGACCAACGCCTGCCTGTTCGGCGCGCCGCTGCTGCAGCGCTGGGTGCAGCGGCATTCGATCCGGAGGGCGGTGCGCACGGGGTTTCTGACCGTCGCGGCCTGTTTCAGCGCGGCGGCGGCGCTGCAGGGCTGGCCCGCGGTATCGGTGGGTCTGCTGATGGCAGGGTCCGCGGCGCTGATCCTGCTGGACATCTGCGGCGGGCTGCCCTTCCTGATGGCAGTGAAACCTTCCGAGCGGACGGAGATGTCGGCGGTCTATTCCAGTTACCGGGACATCTCCGGCATCCTGACGCCCGGGGCCGCCTGGCTGGTGCTGATGGTGTCGCCGCTGGCCGGGATCTTTGCGGCTGGCGGTGCGGCGGCGGCCTTTGCGGCGCTGCTGGCGGGCAAGCTGCATCCGCGGCTGGGGCGCAAGAAGGCGGCACCTCCGCCTGCAGAGGATCCCCTGCCCGCGGAATGAAGGCGTCAGGGTTTCAGGCGGTAGCCTGTGCGCAGCATCACCCAGGCCAGCAGGCAGACGGCAAAGGTGGCGCTGCCGCAGACCATCAGCCCCAGCAAGGGCGGGCTGTCGGAGGTGCCGATCACCCCGAATCGCACCCCGTCGATCAGGTAGAACACCGGGTTCAGATGCGAGATCACTTTCAGAACCGGCGGCAGCGCCTCCACCGAATAAAACGTGCCAGACAGGAAAGCCAAAGGCGTCACGATGAAATTCGTGATCGCTGCCATCTGGTCGAACTTGTCGGCGAACACGCCGGCGACGATGCCCAGACCGCCCAGGAAGGCCGCCCCCAGCACGATGAAAACCAGCGCCACCAGCGGGTGCGCAGGCACGATCTGCAAGACCGCCATCAGCCCCAGCCCGATGCCCAGCGCCACCAGCGTGCCGCGCGCCACCGCGCCGGCCAGATAGCCCAGCAGGATCTCCAGCCCCGACAGGGGCGGCATCAGCGTGTCGACGATATTGCCCTGCACCTTGGCAATAACGATGGAGGATGAGGTATTTGCAAAAGCATTCTGGATCACCGTCATCATCATGATGCCCGGCGCCAGGAAGGTCAGGAACGGCACCCCCATCACATCGCCGCGCTTGGGGCCGATGGCGATGTTGAAGATCATCAGGAACAGCGCCGCGGTCACAAGCGGCGCCAGCAAGGTCTGGGTCCAGACCGCCAGGAACCGCTTCACCTCGCGCCAGGCCAGCGCCCTGAGCCCCAGCCAGTTCACCCGCCCGAACCGGCGCGTGCCCAGTTCCACCTGATAGCCCTGCTCTGCCATGCTGCCCCCCGCGTTTCGCTTGCCTGACTGCATAACGGCTGGGGCAATAGGCGCAAGATGCCTTGTAACTCCGCCCGCAGTGATTAGAATAGGGGATCACACGGAATATGATGGCGGCCGCAGAACCCCTGGGGCCGCTATTAGCTTGGAAAGGCAACAGATGTCCTGGACAGACGAGCGCGTCGAACTGCTCAAGAAAATGTGGGGCGAGGGCCAGTCGGCCAGCCAGATCGCCAAGGAACTGGGCGGCGTCACCCGCAACGCCGTGATCGGCAAGGTGCACCGGCTCGGCCTGTCCAACCGCAACAGCGGCGGATCCAAGGC
It encodes the following:
- a CDS encoding isochorismatase family protein, translating into MDQSTALLIVDMQQEMANVTASGRPQANPAAEEKVAELAAAFRTADLPVVHVMHDDPRPESKFRRDLPSGRPLPCAVPQDGEAVFWKTGSSGFCGTGLESHLRDAGITRLVIVGGVAAFCVNSTARSAANLGFVIEVVEDALIAFDMPARKGGMLDARIVLEITLSALHAGFGKVVESKDVLAELPVVASV
- a CDS encoding ACT domain-containing protein, giving the protein MKLNLLMRGLSGEYAVSRLAPGAAVPPWVSGPGLVNVTHAEDEISIVCLAERVPEDCESSAGWAAFQVSDLFDFDAPGVVLAAVRPVSEAGLGVFAISTFYRDYLLVRQTELAAAVKAWQVAGHQVEV
- the argF gene encoding ornithine carbamoyltransferase, with the translated sequence MNHFLDIHKTSPADLRAIIDQAKATKQARLGRPKAALDDELPLKDRMVALIFEKPSTRTRVSFDVGVRQMGGQTMVLSGKDMQLGHGETIADTARVLSRYVDMIMIRTFDETVLTEMAEYSDVPVINGLTDRTHPCQIMADVQTYEEHRGSIKGKKVVWCGDGNNVCASFIHAAGQFGFDLTFTGPSQLDPEEEFMGLARKAGSKIVVERDAVKAVEGADLVVADTWVSMHDSQSSKERRHNMLRPYQVNDALMAHAKPDALFMHCLPAHREEEVTSAVMDGPQSVIFDEAENRLHAQKAIMRWCLGG
- a CDS encoding aspartate aminotransferase family protein; protein product: MIPSVLPTYNRAPLEFVKGEGAWLTTADGRRFLDLGSGIAVNALGHAHPALVEALTSQAQNLWHVSNLYHIPQQQALADRLVEHTFADTVFFTNSGTEACELAVKMARKFFYDKGQPERVEIITFDGSFHGRSSAGIAAAGSEKMVKGFGPLLPGFVHLTFGDLDGVTDAISEKTAAIMIEPVQGEGGIRPVPDAELKALRQICDDNGLLLILDEVQCGVGRTGKLFAHEWAGITPDIMMVAKGIGGGFPLGAVLATEEAASGMTAGTHGSTYGGNPLGCAVGCAVMDHVADPDFLAEVNRKAGLLRQKLEGLVADHPEVFEEVRGSGLMLGLKCTAANIDVVNAGYANELITVPAADNVIRLLPPLTLTDEDIAEAVSRLDAVATTVRIGNS
- a CDS encoding DMT family transporter, translated to MTRNTPQNPALAAALILAATTFIAGTTLLAKSLGTDVLGAPLHPLQISHGRFLFAFIAISTAVLILRPRFIRPHWGYHIGRTSFGWAGVTLMFASVAYIPLADATAITFLNPVFGMLLAIPLLGERVGPWRWGAALIAMVGAMILLRPTPASFQPAALLALGAAAVMGLELIFIKKLAGREGPLQVLWFNNLLGMLIASGAVLPVWQMPSPAQWAALAALGLLMACAQACFINGMARADASFVAPFSYATLVFAALYDFLGFGVVPDAISFLGACIILAGAAVLAWREGRVRPPAGRAAAGAK
- a CDS encoding MFS transporter, which encodes MHERRIPEWLRHAPVPSVRDFGILAGLEAVVRGTLISVFPLIMYRALGDAGLVSASYFAVGILSLLAGLMVPALVRLVPRRWAYSLGAAMFVASAALAIEGSPASVLMALALNTVAAVTTFICFNAYVLDYISRVELGKCETSRMFYSALGWTAGPMAGVLLLDWWPPAPFLISAAAALMMLAAFWWMRMGNGKQIARARGTASSPLTYLPRFLEQPRLITGFLFAVIRSAGWWIYVVYLPIFAIEKGLGQELGGILLSVTNACLFGAPLLQRWVQRHSIRRAVRTGFLTVAACFSAAAALQGWPAVSVGLLMAGSAALILLDICGGLPFLMAVKPSERTEMSAVYSSYRDISGILTPGAAWLVLMVSPLAGIFAAGGAAAAFAALLAGKLHPRLGRKKAAPPPAEDPLPAE